In the genome of Torulaspora globosa chromosome 2, complete sequence, the window CTGGCGAAAAGAGAGACCACTGGGGCGAGTTCTAAGCTTAGCCATAGCGGTAAGGACTCGCTGTTTGCAAACGTCAAGCAGCATAAGTCTACCAGTGCGTTGAGTCACATTCAGCGTACTGCCAGtcacagcagcaggaagGAAGAACCACAAGTCATAGTAAGGGGGTTCGATCCCAGTACAGTCATTACATCGCGGAAAGCTAAGGAGGAAGCCACTGGGAAGAGGCCTGGCGAAAGAGCGAGGAACACGTTCTACATCGAGGCGACTCCGCCGCCGGAACCAGATCGAAATAGCACATCCACCCTGGCGTCGCGAAAAGCACTGCCTTCTAGGCAGGAATCACTATTTGGCAAGCCAAAGACGAGCGAGAATGCGGCGCCGTCGAGTAGACGCAACAGCTTGTTTTTCAGCagcgaggaggaggaggaggaagactCCGATTGGGACGAGGACTCTCCCTTCtacgacgaagaggaagaggcgTATGACCacgacgacgacgaagaggatCAATACTATAGAAGGCAGTGGGACAAACTGctgtttgccaagaacacCTCTTCCAAGCCTTCCAGCAACGCGACTCCGAACTCAGCCTCCTCAAACGATCCTATCAAACGAAGCTTGTTGAGCGGACTGTTCCTGAATGAGCAGGTAAACGGCAACAACAGAAGCGCGGCGGCCTCGCCCGCCGCGCCGACGATAACCACAGCAAACGGCGCGGCTTCCACGCCCTACCGAGTTGTTTCAACCGGCACGCATGCAGGCAACAGAGCTGTGTTTGGGACAAGCAATGTTAACGCTGTCGGTTCGGTGACGCCGCCCGACAAGCGGCTGCCCGAAGCGTTGTACGAGGAGGCAAAGAGATCGAGCCGCGGAAGTTTCAGC includes:
- the MKS1 gene encoding Mks1p (ancestral locus Anc_2.220) — its product is MSKGHREEDNLMNKRGREEDCEKFLKVTPNLFTPGRLHLFDSLDLYTSLIKCSKSIEQGERLHNLSWRIVNKALLKDNDINKSKKRDGLKNLYYVLNPIANRRPLGQPQSQAASESSTPGLRSPSGAAKPAVPRMEPLAKRETTGASSKLSHSGKDSLFANVKQHKSTSALSHIQRTASHSSRKEEPQVIVRGFDPSTVITSRKAKEEATGKRPGERARNTFYIEATPPPEPDRNSTSTLASRKALPSRQESLFGKPKTSENAAPSSRRNSLFFSSEEEEEEDSDWDEDSPFYDEEEEAYDHDDDEEDQYYRRQWDKLLFAKNTSSKPSSNATPNSASSNDPIKRSLLSGLFLNEQVNGNNRSAAASPAAPTITTANGAASTPYRVVSTGTHAGNRAVFGTSNVNAVGSVTPPDKRLPEALYEEAKRSSRGSFSSIVSEQTRERYTGESNAPPAAQTILPTALSTHMFLPNNVHQQRLAMAAAAGTHSRPSSAYGPTRKTTRRESIDIPSKNKNNSFIKTRMEISKEEDLVRAYSRRNL